A region of Zeugodacus cucurbitae isolate PBARC_wt_2022May chromosome 5, idZeuCucr1.2, whole genome shotgun sequence DNA encodes the following proteins:
- the LOC105215469 gene encoding uncharacterized protein LOC105215469 isoform X2, which yields MFARAENNKIYSKPTEYLNEWTMPNVVNKAKTSQLMKMEKENENKDLRRKLKSLHKVTAVTFRSLSERSPGLVNKETVWDRLSRVKKSASNEGNFLLGGKSRTLIPAAKSTLRLQQQQQQRMTTQRTNKKPLTPNTNLNKRVTEKKSVRRIKSKATYLNELDLDMNAFSCKRVKEILTARSICNSKTSSEECSLKQVSARSENVNCLLNDHLNNEYEFEDSEMEKQGESQDSSDDFVVAPLMAVPTTDSLNMSATISSNFRCLLEGRKKNMAPEEIATIKNVVKTDERHRQLQPNDSILFKEILKTQLKEIIRQETVVKSALHNLNDHSVVNIPTTIAIPKPVLALDVEPKKQQVDVIFKNVPTLEKEIIILKALGEKLEATLKRTVSQGDIKLHELNKLATTLETKWHVSHPDNFQFACNEFLSMGVRRCIGLVQEFRMEHKTIVELKEQASHHFYLPSNKDSTELKRTSFKRLKENPDLLMRYLKPKSTLVPFNVLEQDPCFFNSFLYSPCVIGSLESTVSLPKDMHAAEAAPKTPTKEAGDSARSARVPYTYEKEPLQIEEIQCTINEALYNGQQQSTTRIQAEIPTTLEERAVNTSHAHVCLCEAPLRGRKRRRIRRHHTPLSPESNPDPKNNIFKTILVGSVQISVFLLLIMAITYPDVRC from the exons ATGTTTGCACGcgcagaaaacaacaaaatatattctaaacCG acAGAGTATTTAAACGAATGGACAATGCCGAACGTGGTGAATAAAGCCAAGACGAGCCAATtgatgaaaatggaaaaagaaAATGAGAACAAGGATTTGAGGCGCAAGTTGAAGAGTCTACATAAAG TAACTGCAGTAACCTTTCGTTCGCTCTCAGAGCGGTCACCAGGACTGGTCAACAAGGAAACCGTTTGGGATCGTTTGAGTCGCGTCAAGAAGAGCGCCAGCAATGAGGGGAACTTCTTGTTGGGCGGCAAAAGTCGTACGCTAATACCGGCAGCGAAGAGTACACTACgcctacaacagcaacaacaacaacgcatgaCAACACAACGTACGAATAAAAAACCGTTAACGCCGAACACAAATCTCAACAAACGCGTAACGGAGAAGAAATCTGTCAGAAGAATTAAGAGCAAAGCGACATATTTGAATGAATTGGATTTGGATATGAATGCTTTCAGTTGTAAGCGCGTCAAAGAGATACTAACTGCGCGTAGTATTTGCAATTCGAAGACTTCTTCGGAAGAATGCTCGTTGAAACAGGTGTCTGCGCGTTCGGAAAATGTCAATTGCTTACTAAATGATCATCTCAACAACGAGTATGAGTTCGAAGACTCCGAGATGGAGAAGCAAGGGGAGTCACAGGATTCTTCGGATGATTTTGTGGTTGCGCCACTGATGGCAGTGCCCACAACAGACTCATTGAATATGAGCGCAACAATTTCTTCGAACTTCCGCTGCCTATTGGAGGGTAGAAAGAAGAATATGGCGCCGGAAGAGATAGCCACCattaaaaatgtggtgaaaACAGATGAGCGGCATCGTCAACTGCAGCCGAACGATTCTATACTCTTCAAAGAAATACTCAAGACACAGTTGAAGGAGATTATACGTCAGGAGACGGTGGTGAAGTCAGCGTTACATAATCTAAACGACCATTCCGTAGTGAACATACCAACTACCATAGCTATACCAAAGCCCGTCCTAGCGCTGGATGTGGAACCGAAAAAGCAACAAGTGGATGTGATCTTCAAAAATGTGCCCACACTGGAGAAGGAGATTATCATACTGAAGGCGTTGGGCGAGAAATTAGAAGCCACTTTGAAACGCACCGTCTCACAAGGTGATATTAAGTTGCACGAACTCAATAAGCTCGCTACAACGCTCGAAACGAAGTGGCATGTCAGCCACCctgataattttcaatttgcctGCAATGAATTCCTCTCCATGGGCGTGCGTCGATGCATCGGCCTTGTGCAGGAGTTTCGTATGGAGCACAAGACTATTGTGGAACTGAAGGAGCAAGCTAGTCACCACTTTTATCTACCTTCCAACAAAGATAGTACGGAACTAAAGCGTACTTCGTTTAAACGTCTCAAAGAGAATCCCGATTTGCTGATGCGTTACCTAAAGCCGAAAAGCACACTCGTGCCATTCAATGTGCTCGAACAAGACCCCTGTTTCTTCAATAGTTTCCTCTACTCCCCTTGTGTCATTGGTAGTTTGGAAAGCACTGTGTCGCTACCGAAAGACATGCACGCTGCAGAGGCAGCTCCGAAGACACCAACAAAGGAAGCTGGCGATAGCGCTCGCAGCGCGCGTGTACCATACACGTATGAGAAGGAGCCATTGCAGATCGAAGAGATACAATGCACCATAAATGAAGCACTCTATAATggacaacaacaatcaacaacGCGCATTCAGGCTGAAATCCCCACGACTCTAGAGGAAAGAGCGGTGAACACGTCACATGCGCATGTTTGTCTATGTGAAGCACCGTTACGTGGACGTAAACGTCGACGTATACGTCGTCATCACACCCCGCTGTCACCGGAGAGCAATCCGGATCCGAAgaataacattttcaaaacgATACTCGTAGGTAGCGTACAAATATCCGTGTTTCTTCTACTCATCATGGCCATTACATATCCGGATGTTAGGTGCTGA
- the LOC105215469 gene encoding uncharacterized protein LOC105215469 isoform X5: protein MFARAENNKIYSKPVRQYLNEWTMPNVVNKAKTSQLMKMEKENENKDLRRKLKSLHKERSPGLVNKETVWDRLSRVKKSASNEGNFLLGGKSRTLIPAAKSTLRLQQQQQQRMTTQRTNKKPLTPNTNLNKRVTEKKSVRRIKSKATYLNELDLDMNAFSCKRVKEILTARSICNSKTSSEECSLKQVSARSENVNCLLNDHLNNEYEFEDSEMEKQGESQDSSDDFVVAPLMAVPTTDSLNMSATISSNFRCLLEGRKKNMAPEEIATIKNVVKTDERHRQLQPNDSILFKEILKTQLKEIIRQETVVKSALHNLNDHSVVNIPTTIAIPKPVLALDVEPKKQQVDVIFKNVPTLEKEIIILKALGEKLEATLKRTVSQGDIKLHELNKLATTLETKWHVSHPDNFQFACNEFLSMGVRRCIGLVQEFRMEHKTIVELKEQASHHFYLPSNKDSTELKRTSFKRLKENPDLLMRYLKPKSTLVPFNVLEQDPCFFNSFLYSPCVIGSLESTVSLPKDMHAAEAAPKTPTKEAGDSARSARVPYTYEKEPLQIEEIQCTINEALYNGQQQSTTRIQAEIPTTLEERAVNTSHAHVCLCEAPLRGRKRRRIRRHHTPLSPESNPDPKNNIFKTILVGSVQISVFLLLIMAITYPDVRC from the exons ATGTTTGCACGcgcagaaaacaacaaaatatattctaaacCGGTAAGAC AGTATTTAAACGAATGGACAATGCCGAACGTGGTGAATAAAGCCAAGACGAGCCAATtgatgaaaatggaaaaagaaAATGAGAACAAGGATTTGAGGCGCAAGTTGAAGAGTCTACATAAAG AGCGGTCACCAGGACTGGTCAACAAGGAAACCGTTTGGGATCGTTTGAGTCGCGTCAAGAAGAGCGCCAGCAATGAGGGGAACTTCTTGTTGGGCGGCAAAAGTCGTACGCTAATACCGGCAGCGAAGAGTACACTACgcctacaacagcaacaacaacaacgcatgaCAACACAACGTACGAATAAAAAACCGTTAACGCCGAACACAAATCTCAACAAACGCGTAACGGAGAAGAAATCTGTCAGAAGAATTAAGAGCAAAGCGACATATTTGAATGAATTGGATTTGGATATGAATGCTTTCAGTTGTAAGCGCGTCAAAGAGATACTAACTGCGCGTAGTATTTGCAATTCGAAGACTTCTTCGGAAGAATGCTCGTTGAAACAGGTGTCTGCGCGTTCGGAAAATGTCAATTGCTTACTAAATGATCATCTCAACAACGAGTATGAGTTCGAAGACTCCGAGATGGAGAAGCAAGGGGAGTCACAGGATTCTTCGGATGATTTTGTGGTTGCGCCACTGATGGCAGTGCCCACAACAGACTCATTGAATATGAGCGCAACAATTTCTTCGAACTTCCGCTGCCTATTGGAGGGTAGAAAGAAGAATATGGCGCCGGAAGAGATAGCCACCattaaaaatgtggtgaaaACAGATGAGCGGCATCGTCAACTGCAGCCGAACGATTCTATACTCTTCAAAGAAATACTCAAGACACAGTTGAAGGAGATTATACGTCAGGAGACGGTGGTGAAGTCAGCGTTACATAATCTAAACGACCATTCCGTAGTGAACATACCAACTACCATAGCTATACCAAAGCCCGTCCTAGCGCTGGATGTGGAACCGAAAAAGCAACAAGTGGATGTGATCTTCAAAAATGTGCCCACACTGGAGAAGGAGATTATCATACTGAAGGCGTTGGGCGAGAAATTAGAAGCCACTTTGAAACGCACCGTCTCACAAGGTGATATTAAGTTGCACGAACTCAATAAGCTCGCTACAACGCTCGAAACGAAGTGGCATGTCAGCCACCctgataattttcaatttgcctGCAATGAATTCCTCTCCATGGGCGTGCGTCGATGCATCGGCCTTGTGCAGGAGTTTCGTATGGAGCACAAGACTATTGTGGAACTGAAGGAGCAAGCTAGTCACCACTTTTATCTACCTTCCAACAAAGATAGTACGGAACTAAAGCGTACTTCGTTTAAACGTCTCAAAGAGAATCCCGATTTGCTGATGCGTTACCTAAAGCCGAAAAGCACACTCGTGCCATTCAATGTGCTCGAACAAGACCCCTGTTTCTTCAATAGTTTCCTCTACTCCCCTTGTGTCATTGGTAGTTTGGAAAGCACTGTGTCGCTACCGAAAGACATGCACGCTGCAGAGGCAGCTCCGAAGACACCAACAAAGGAAGCTGGCGATAGCGCTCGCAGCGCGCGTGTACCATACACGTATGAGAAGGAGCCATTGCAGATCGAAGAGATACAATGCACCATAAATGAAGCACTCTATAATggacaacaacaatcaacaacGCGCATTCAGGCTGAAATCCCCACGACTCTAGAGGAAAGAGCGGTGAACACGTCACATGCGCATGTTTGTCTATGTGAAGCACCGTTACGTGGACGTAAACGTCGACGTATACGTCGTCATCACACCCCGCTGTCACCGGAGAGCAATCCGGATCCGAAgaataacattttcaaaacgATACTCGTAGGTAGCGTACAAATATCCGTGTTTCTTCTACTCATCATGGCCATTACATATCCGGATGTTAGGTGCTGA
- the LOC105215469 gene encoding uncharacterized protein LOC105215469 isoform X6, protein MFARAENNKIYSKPTEYLNEWTMPNVVNKAKTSQLMKMEKENENKDLRRKLKSLHKERSPGLVNKETVWDRLSRVKKSASNEGNFLLGGKSRTLIPAAKSTLRLQQQQQQRMTTQRTNKKPLTPNTNLNKRVTEKKSVRRIKSKATYLNELDLDMNAFSCKRVKEILTARSICNSKTSSEECSLKQVSARSENVNCLLNDHLNNEYEFEDSEMEKQGESQDSSDDFVVAPLMAVPTTDSLNMSATISSNFRCLLEGRKKNMAPEEIATIKNVVKTDERHRQLQPNDSILFKEILKTQLKEIIRQETVVKSALHNLNDHSVVNIPTTIAIPKPVLALDVEPKKQQVDVIFKNVPTLEKEIIILKALGEKLEATLKRTVSQGDIKLHELNKLATTLETKWHVSHPDNFQFACNEFLSMGVRRCIGLVQEFRMEHKTIVELKEQASHHFYLPSNKDSTELKRTSFKRLKENPDLLMRYLKPKSTLVPFNVLEQDPCFFNSFLYSPCVIGSLESTVSLPKDMHAAEAAPKTPTKEAGDSARSARVPYTYEKEPLQIEEIQCTINEALYNGQQQSTTRIQAEIPTTLEERAVNTSHAHVCLCEAPLRGRKRRRIRRHHTPLSPESNPDPKNNIFKTILVGSVQISVFLLLIMAITYPDVRC, encoded by the exons ATGTTTGCACGcgcagaaaacaacaaaatatattctaaacCG acAGAGTATTTAAACGAATGGACAATGCCGAACGTGGTGAATAAAGCCAAGACGAGCCAATtgatgaaaatggaaaaagaaAATGAGAACAAGGATTTGAGGCGCAAGTTGAAGAGTCTACATAAAG AGCGGTCACCAGGACTGGTCAACAAGGAAACCGTTTGGGATCGTTTGAGTCGCGTCAAGAAGAGCGCCAGCAATGAGGGGAACTTCTTGTTGGGCGGCAAAAGTCGTACGCTAATACCGGCAGCGAAGAGTACACTACgcctacaacagcaacaacaacaacgcatgaCAACACAACGTACGAATAAAAAACCGTTAACGCCGAACACAAATCTCAACAAACGCGTAACGGAGAAGAAATCTGTCAGAAGAATTAAGAGCAAAGCGACATATTTGAATGAATTGGATTTGGATATGAATGCTTTCAGTTGTAAGCGCGTCAAAGAGATACTAACTGCGCGTAGTATTTGCAATTCGAAGACTTCTTCGGAAGAATGCTCGTTGAAACAGGTGTCTGCGCGTTCGGAAAATGTCAATTGCTTACTAAATGATCATCTCAACAACGAGTATGAGTTCGAAGACTCCGAGATGGAGAAGCAAGGGGAGTCACAGGATTCTTCGGATGATTTTGTGGTTGCGCCACTGATGGCAGTGCCCACAACAGACTCATTGAATATGAGCGCAACAATTTCTTCGAACTTCCGCTGCCTATTGGAGGGTAGAAAGAAGAATATGGCGCCGGAAGAGATAGCCACCattaaaaatgtggtgaaaACAGATGAGCGGCATCGTCAACTGCAGCCGAACGATTCTATACTCTTCAAAGAAATACTCAAGACACAGTTGAAGGAGATTATACGTCAGGAGACGGTGGTGAAGTCAGCGTTACATAATCTAAACGACCATTCCGTAGTGAACATACCAACTACCATAGCTATACCAAAGCCCGTCCTAGCGCTGGATGTGGAACCGAAAAAGCAACAAGTGGATGTGATCTTCAAAAATGTGCCCACACTGGAGAAGGAGATTATCATACTGAAGGCGTTGGGCGAGAAATTAGAAGCCACTTTGAAACGCACCGTCTCACAAGGTGATATTAAGTTGCACGAACTCAATAAGCTCGCTACAACGCTCGAAACGAAGTGGCATGTCAGCCACCctgataattttcaatttgcctGCAATGAATTCCTCTCCATGGGCGTGCGTCGATGCATCGGCCTTGTGCAGGAGTTTCGTATGGAGCACAAGACTATTGTGGAACTGAAGGAGCAAGCTAGTCACCACTTTTATCTACCTTCCAACAAAGATAGTACGGAACTAAAGCGTACTTCGTTTAAACGTCTCAAAGAGAATCCCGATTTGCTGATGCGTTACCTAAAGCCGAAAAGCACACTCGTGCCATTCAATGTGCTCGAACAAGACCCCTGTTTCTTCAATAGTTTCCTCTACTCCCCTTGTGTCATTGGTAGTTTGGAAAGCACTGTGTCGCTACCGAAAGACATGCACGCTGCAGAGGCAGCTCCGAAGACACCAACAAAGGAAGCTGGCGATAGCGCTCGCAGCGCGCGTGTACCATACACGTATGAGAAGGAGCCATTGCAGATCGAAGAGATACAATGCACCATAAATGAAGCACTCTATAATggacaacaacaatcaacaacGCGCATTCAGGCTGAAATCCCCACGACTCTAGAGGAAAGAGCGGTGAACACGTCACATGCGCATGTTTGTCTATGTGAAGCACCGTTACGTGGACGTAAACGTCGACGTATACGTCGTCATCACACCCCGCTGTCACCGGAGAGCAATCCGGATCCGAAgaataacattttcaaaacgATACTCGTAGGTAGCGTACAAATATCCGTGTTTCTTCTACTCATCATGGCCATTACATATCCGGATGTTAGGTGCTGA
- the LOC105215469 gene encoding uncharacterized protein LOC105215469 isoform X3 has product MFARAENNKIYSKPVRQYLNEWTMPNVVNKAKTSQLMKMEKENENKDLRRKLKSLHKVTFRSLSERSPGLVNKETVWDRLSRVKKSASNEGNFLLGGKSRTLIPAAKSTLRLQQQQQQRMTTQRTNKKPLTPNTNLNKRVTEKKSVRRIKSKATYLNELDLDMNAFSCKRVKEILTARSICNSKTSSEECSLKQVSARSENVNCLLNDHLNNEYEFEDSEMEKQGESQDSSDDFVVAPLMAVPTTDSLNMSATISSNFRCLLEGRKKNMAPEEIATIKNVVKTDERHRQLQPNDSILFKEILKTQLKEIIRQETVVKSALHNLNDHSVVNIPTTIAIPKPVLALDVEPKKQQVDVIFKNVPTLEKEIIILKALGEKLEATLKRTVSQGDIKLHELNKLATTLETKWHVSHPDNFQFACNEFLSMGVRRCIGLVQEFRMEHKTIVELKEQASHHFYLPSNKDSTELKRTSFKRLKENPDLLMRYLKPKSTLVPFNVLEQDPCFFNSFLYSPCVIGSLESTVSLPKDMHAAEAAPKTPTKEAGDSARSARVPYTYEKEPLQIEEIQCTINEALYNGQQQSTTRIQAEIPTTLEERAVNTSHAHVCLCEAPLRGRKRRRIRRHHTPLSPESNPDPKNNIFKTILVGSVQISVFLLLIMAITYPDVRC; this is encoded by the exons ATGTTTGCACGcgcagaaaacaacaaaatatattctaaacCGGTAAGAC AGTATTTAAACGAATGGACAATGCCGAACGTGGTGAATAAAGCCAAGACGAGCCAATtgatgaaaatggaaaaagaaAATGAGAACAAGGATTTGAGGCGCAAGTTGAAGAGTCTACATAAAG TAACCTTTCGTTCGCTCTCAGAGCGGTCACCAGGACTGGTCAACAAGGAAACCGTTTGGGATCGTTTGAGTCGCGTCAAGAAGAGCGCCAGCAATGAGGGGAACTTCTTGTTGGGCGGCAAAAGTCGTACGCTAATACCGGCAGCGAAGAGTACACTACgcctacaacagcaacaacaacaacgcatgaCAACACAACGTACGAATAAAAAACCGTTAACGCCGAACACAAATCTCAACAAACGCGTAACGGAGAAGAAATCTGTCAGAAGAATTAAGAGCAAAGCGACATATTTGAATGAATTGGATTTGGATATGAATGCTTTCAGTTGTAAGCGCGTCAAAGAGATACTAACTGCGCGTAGTATTTGCAATTCGAAGACTTCTTCGGAAGAATGCTCGTTGAAACAGGTGTCTGCGCGTTCGGAAAATGTCAATTGCTTACTAAATGATCATCTCAACAACGAGTATGAGTTCGAAGACTCCGAGATGGAGAAGCAAGGGGAGTCACAGGATTCTTCGGATGATTTTGTGGTTGCGCCACTGATGGCAGTGCCCACAACAGACTCATTGAATATGAGCGCAACAATTTCTTCGAACTTCCGCTGCCTATTGGAGGGTAGAAAGAAGAATATGGCGCCGGAAGAGATAGCCACCattaaaaatgtggtgaaaACAGATGAGCGGCATCGTCAACTGCAGCCGAACGATTCTATACTCTTCAAAGAAATACTCAAGACACAGTTGAAGGAGATTATACGTCAGGAGACGGTGGTGAAGTCAGCGTTACATAATCTAAACGACCATTCCGTAGTGAACATACCAACTACCATAGCTATACCAAAGCCCGTCCTAGCGCTGGATGTGGAACCGAAAAAGCAACAAGTGGATGTGATCTTCAAAAATGTGCCCACACTGGAGAAGGAGATTATCATACTGAAGGCGTTGGGCGAGAAATTAGAAGCCACTTTGAAACGCACCGTCTCACAAGGTGATATTAAGTTGCACGAACTCAATAAGCTCGCTACAACGCTCGAAACGAAGTGGCATGTCAGCCACCctgataattttcaatttgcctGCAATGAATTCCTCTCCATGGGCGTGCGTCGATGCATCGGCCTTGTGCAGGAGTTTCGTATGGAGCACAAGACTATTGTGGAACTGAAGGAGCAAGCTAGTCACCACTTTTATCTACCTTCCAACAAAGATAGTACGGAACTAAAGCGTACTTCGTTTAAACGTCTCAAAGAGAATCCCGATTTGCTGATGCGTTACCTAAAGCCGAAAAGCACACTCGTGCCATTCAATGTGCTCGAACAAGACCCCTGTTTCTTCAATAGTTTCCTCTACTCCCCTTGTGTCATTGGTAGTTTGGAAAGCACTGTGTCGCTACCGAAAGACATGCACGCTGCAGAGGCAGCTCCGAAGACACCAACAAAGGAAGCTGGCGATAGCGCTCGCAGCGCGCGTGTACCATACACGTATGAGAAGGAGCCATTGCAGATCGAAGAGATACAATGCACCATAAATGAAGCACTCTATAATggacaacaacaatcaacaacGCGCATTCAGGCTGAAATCCCCACGACTCTAGAGGAAAGAGCGGTGAACACGTCACATGCGCATGTTTGTCTATGTGAAGCACCGTTACGTGGACGTAAACGTCGACGTATACGTCGTCATCACACCCCGCTGTCACCGGAGAGCAATCCGGATCCGAAgaataacattttcaaaacgATACTCGTAGGTAGCGTACAAATATCCGTGTTTCTTCTACTCATCATGGCCATTACATATCCGGATGTTAGGTGCTGA
- the LOC105215469 gene encoding uncharacterized protein LOC105215469 isoform X4 — protein MFARAENNKIYSKPTEYLNEWTMPNVVNKAKTSQLMKMEKENENKDLRRKLKSLHKVTFRSLSERSPGLVNKETVWDRLSRVKKSASNEGNFLLGGKSRTLIPAAKSTLRLQQQQQQRMTTQRTNKKPLTPNTNLNKRVTEKKSVRRIKSKATYLNELDLDMNAFSCKRVKEILTARSICNSKTSSEECSLKQVSARSENVNCLLNDHLNNEYEFEDSEMEKQGESQDSSDDFVVAPLMAVPTTDSLNMSATISSNFRCLLEGRKKNMAPEEIATIKNVVKTDERHRQLQPNDSILFKEILKTQLKEIIRQETVVKSALHNLNDHSVVNIPTTIAIPKPVLALDVEPKKQQVDVIFKNVPTLEKEIIILKALGEKLEATLKRTVSQGDIKLHELNKLATTLETKWHVSHPDNFQFACNEFLSMGVRRCIGLVQEFRMEHKTIVELKEQASHHFYLPSNKDSTELKRTSFKRLKENPDLLMRYLKPKSTLVPFNVLEQDPCFFNSFLYSPCVIGSLESTVSLPKDMHAAEAAPKTPTKEAGDSARSARVPYTYEKEPLQIEEIQCTINEALYNGQQQSTTRIQAEIPTTLEERAVNTSHAHVCLCEAPLRGRKRRRIRRHHTPLSPESNPDPKNNIFKTILVGSVQISVFLLLIMAITYPDVRC, from the exons ATGTTTGCACGcgcagaaaacaacaaaatatattctaaacCG acAGAGTATTTAAACGAATGGACAATGCCGAACGTGGTGAATAAAGCCAAGACGAGCCAATtgatgaaaatggaaaaagaaAATGAGAACAAGGATTTGAGGCGCAAGTTGAAGAGTCTACATAAAG TAACCTTTCGTTCGCTCTCAGAGCGGTCACCAGGACTGGTCAACAAGGAAACCGTTTGGGATCGTTTGAGTCGCGTCAAGAAGAGCGCCAGCAATGAGGGGAACTTCTTGTTGGGCGGCAAAAGTCGTACGCTAATACCGGCAGCGAAGAGTACACTACgcctacaacagcaacaacaacaacgcatgaCAACACAACGTACGAATAAAAAACCGTTAACGCCGAACACAAATCTCAACAAACGCGTAACGGAGAAGAAATCTGTCAGAAGAATTAAGAGCAAAGCGACATATTTGAATGAATTGGATTTGGATATGAATGCTTTCAGTTGTAAGCGCGTCAAAGAGATACTAACTGCGCGTAGTATTTGCAATTCGAAGACTTCTTCGGAAGAATGCTCGTTGAAACAGGTGTCTGCGCGTTCGGAAAATGTCAATTGCTTACTAAATGATCATCTCAACAACGAGTATGAGTTCGAAGACTCCGAGATGGAGAAGCAAGGGGAGTCACAGGATTCTTCGGATGATTTTGTGGTTGCGCCACTGATGGCAGTGCCCACAACAGACTCATTGAATATGAGCGCAACAATTTCTTCGAACTTCCGCTGCCTATTGGAGGGTAGAAAGAAGAATATGGCGCCGGAAGAGATAGCCACCattaaaaatgtggtgaaaACAGATGAGCGGCATCGTCAACTGCAGCCGAACGATTCTATACTCTTCAAAGAAATACTCAAGACACAGTTGAAGGAGATTATACGTCAGGAGACGGTGGTGAAGTCAGCGTTACATAATCTAAACGACCATTCCGTAGTGAACATACCAACTACCATAGCTATACCAAAGCCCGTCCTAGCGCTGGATGTGGAACCGAAAAAGCAACAAGTGGATGTGATCTTCAAAAATGTGCCCACACTGGAGAAGGAGATTATCATACTGAAGGCGTTGGGCGAGAAATTAGAAGCCACTTTGAAACGCACCGTCTCACAAGGTGATATTAAGTTGCACGAACTCAATAAGCTCGCTACAACGCTCGAAACGAAGTGGCATGTCAGCCACCctgataattttcaatttgcctGCAATGAATTCCTCTCCATGGGCGTGCGTCGATGCATCGGCCTTGTGCAGGAGTTTCGTATGGAGCACAAGACTATTGTGGAACTGAAGGAGCAAGCTAGTCACCACTTTTATCTACCTTCCAACAAAGATAGTACGGAACTAAAGCGTACTTCGTTTAAACGTCTCAAAGAGAATCCCGATTTGCTGATGCGTTACCTAAAGCCGAAAAGCACACTCGTGCCATTCAATGTGCTCGAACAAGACCCCTGTTTCTTCAATAGTTTCCTCTACTCCCCTTGTGTCATTGGTAGTTTGGAAAGCACTGTGTCGCTACCGAAAGACATGCACGCTGCAGAGGCAGCTCCGAAGACACCAACAAAGGAAGCTGGCGATAGCGCTCGCAGCGCGCGTGTACCATACACGTATGAGAAGGAGCCATTGCAGATCGAAGAGATACAATGCACCATAAATGAAGCACTCTATAATggacaacaacaatcaacaacGCGCATTCAGGCTGAAATCCCCACGACTCTAGAGGAAAGAGCGGTGAACACGTCACATGCGCATGTTTGTCTATGTGAAGCACCGTTACGTGGACGTAAACGTCGACGTATACGTCGTCATCACACCCCGCTGTCACCGGAGAGCAATCCGGATCCGAAgaataacattttcaaaacgATACTCGTAGGTAGCGTACAAATATCCGTGTTTCTTCTACTCATCATGGCCATTACATATCCGGATGTTAGGTGCTGA